A portion of the Oncorhynchus nerka isolate Pitt River linkage group LG27, Oner_Uvic_2.0, whole genome shotgun sequence genome contains these proteins:
- the LOC135565225 gene encoding C-type lectin BML-1-like, with the protein MQRKSISTGLLITALFAVVSGLTKQFYYVDKQLTWQEAQQYCREKYIDLAFITDQEEAELLSSEFNWIGLTWIGLYRDPNDSTEWKWSGGWNSTFRFWSTDLPNQRVANQDCVGVINGEMADSLCKQINPFWCFDLNVVLVKKNKTWEEALDHCRKHYTDLTSLLSENEQLLVQRIMNSKGAQTDHVWTGLRFFSGFWLWVNGDPLEYEAWTGGRLPHCPAQHLRCGTLAREGELWGIRDCEEMRNFLCY; encoded by the coding sequence ATGCAGAGGAAGAGCATCTCCACTGGGCTCCTCATCACTGCTCTGTTTGCAGTGGTCTCTGGTCTTACCAAACAGTTTTACTATGTGGATAAACAACTGACCTGGCAAGAAGCTCAGCAGTACTGCAGAGAGAAATACATTGACCTGGCCTTCATCACCGACCAGGAGGAAGCAGAGCTGTTGTCTTCTGAATTCAACTGGATTGGTTTGACTTGGATCGGTCTGTACAGAGATCCTAATGACTCAACAGAGTGGAAGTGGTCTGGAGGGTGGAACTCAACATTCAGGTTCTGGAGTACAGACCTGCCAAACCAACGTGTTGCCAACCAGGACTGTGTCGGTGTGATAAACGGTGAGATGGCTGACAGCTTGTGCAAACAAATAAACCCTTTCTGGTGCTTTGATCTGAACGTGGTCCTGGTGAAGAAGAACAAGACGTGGGAGGAGGCTCTGGATCACTGCAGGAAGCACTACACTGACCTCACCAGCCTGCTGTCTGAGAATGAGCAGCTCCTCGTCCAGAGAATTATGAATTCAAAGGGGGCCCAGACGGACCATGTGTGGACCGGTCTACGCTTTTTCAGTGGTTTCTGGTTGTGGGTGAATGGAGACCCACTGGAGTACGAGGCCTGGACCGGGGGGAGGCTGCCCCACTGCCCCGCCCAACACCTCCGCTGTGGGACCctggccagagagggagagctttGGGGAATCAGGGActgtgaggagatgaggaacttCCTCTGTTACTAG